The genomic DNA CACTTGATACCCTGGAGAAAATAATGGAAGAAGAACCAGTGGTATCAGCTCCGGTTATCCCGGTTTCTGTTCACCGGACACCACCTCCGGCTGTCAGGTTCAATGACGTTTCGTTCTCATATGAAACGGGCCGTGAGGTTTTAAAAAATCTGACATTTGACGTAAAATCCGGTGAAACTGTTGCCCTGGTCGGAACTTCAGGAGTTGGGAAAAGTACGGTTATCGATCTTCTCTACCGGTTTCATGATCCCCAGAAAGGGAGCATATATCTTGATGACACTCCGATTCATTCATTTCCACTTACCCAGCTTCGGGAACAGTTCTCCCTGGTATCACAGGAGACGTACCTTTTTTATGATACTATCCGGAATAATCTCCTTATCGGAAATCCTGCAGCGGGGGAATCTGATATTATTGCAGCAGCAAATGCAGCCAATATTCATGATTGGATAACCGGGCTTCCTGAAGGATATGATACCATAACCGGTGAGCGGGGAACCCGGCTCTCAGGTGGAGAAAAGCAACGGATTGCAATAGCACGGGCAATTCTGAAGAATTCACCTGTTCTTCTCCTTGATGAGCCCACTTCCAGCATTGATGCCGGGAGCGAGAAACTAATCCAGAATGCTTTGGATAAACTATGCAAAGACCGGACTGTTCTTGTCATTGCTCACCGGTTATCCACAATAAAAAGGGCAGATCGGATCATGGTTATGGATGAAGGACGAATTGTTGAGACCGGAACCCATGAAGAACTGCTCAAGTCTGGCGGTCATTATGCCCGACTGGTTCAGGCCCAGCTGCGAATGCTTGAATCTGCTCCTGTAGGGGGAGATATTGTAGGGGGTGCAGAATGACTCAAGCAACACCACTTCAGCAATTAATCAGGCTGAGCGGCCTTGTGAAATCCCATCTCCGCCTTCTTGCAGCGGGAATGATCTGTGATGCGACAAAGCAACTGATTACGATCGGGATTGGTCTTTTGGGTGTTTTTCTCATCTATACTGCAAAAGAACAGAGCAACGCTTCCGCTCTTCTTCCAATAGGAGGAGCGATCCTGATTCTTGCCCTTGCACGGGGAGTTTGCGGGTACTTCGGGCCATATCTTAATCATATTGCAGCATTTCAGGTATTATCAGATCTCCGGAATCAGTTATACCGGAAAGTAGATCCACTTGCTCCTGCTATCTTTATCTCCCGGAGAACCGGCGATCTTGTTTCGGTAGCGATTAATAATATCGAAATACTGGAACTCTTTTTTGCTCATACGCTGACCCAGATTGTTGTTGCAGTTCTGGTGCCGTTGATTGTTCTCTGTGGCCTTTTGTTTATTCATCCGTCACTTGCAGGAATTCTTCTGATATTCCTTATTATGACGGCTCTTATTCCGACTCTTGCTATCAGGATGAATGAAAAGAAAGGAGATCATCTCAGGCTGTTCCTTGCCAACATGGGGAGTTTTCTCATCGACAGTGTCCAGGGTATATGGGAAATCCTTGCATTTGGAAGAGGAAAAGACAGGCTTGAGGCAATAATCCGAATGGTTCTGGAATACCGGAAAGAACAACGGTCATATGTCCAGGTAAATGCCTGTGCATCAGCTTCATACGCGGTTCTCGTATCCGGTGGTATTGTCATTGTTCTTGTGGCGGCTACTATTCTTACTCAGAATGGAGAGATCAATCCATTCTATCTTCCTATTACTGTCATATTGTCAGCCGGAGCATTTAGTGCTACACGGGAAGTTGTTGAGGTGTCAAAACAACTGAGCATGACCATTGCCGGCGCAAAACGGTTCTTTGAAATCATGGATGACATTCCGGTAGTTCAGGAAAATGGCTCACCGGCAGTAGCATTGTCAGCAGTTCCAGAAATTGAGGTATCTAATGTCTGGTTCAGATATGGAGAATCGGAGCCCTATGTTCTCAAAGGAGTATCATTTACCATCCCTTCAGGATGCACAGCAGCAATAGTCGGCCTTACCGGAGCTGGGAAAACAACACTTACTCATCTTCTCATGCGGTTTTGGGATCCGGAGAAGGGCTCTATCAGGATTGACGGACATGATATCAGGGATCTGAACCTTAATTATCTCAGAAATACGGTTTCTATCGTTACCCAGGATATCTTTCTCTTTAATACCTCTATCCGGGAAAATATCCGGGTGGGGAAGGCATCAGCTACTGATCAGGAAGTGGAACAGGCTGCACGATTTGCCCGGATTCACGAGTTTATCTCCGGACTTCCGGATGGATACGAAACAATTGTCGGAGAACGGGGGATTCGTCTTTCCGGTGGTGAACGTCAGAGGGTTGCAATTGCCAGGGCAATTCTTAAAAATTCTCCGGTCCTTATCATGGACGAGGCGACCAGTAATCTGGATACCGGAACTGAAATGATGATCCGGGATACCATTCGTGAACTGATGAAAGGAAAGACGGTATTTATGATCGCACACCGGCTCAGTACAGTGGTTCATGCTGATACGATCCTCGTGCTCAACCAGGGAGAGATAATTGAGCAGGGTACTCACCATGAATTGTTACAGCATGATGGATTGTACGCTTCACTTATTGCAGCTCAGGAGATATAAGGTATCTCCTCTTTGAATTCTTTGATTTTTTCTGGATTCATCAGATCTCATGAGATCGTTCATTATCTTGGGATTGTTCGTTTACTGATTCAATGGATATTCTTTAATGGGTAGTAAATTCTTTTCTCTTACCACTATTTAATTAACATTATGTATTACGAAATACAATAATTACATATTCATCATGCTTCAGGTATCCAATTTAAAAACTTCATTCAGAACACCAGAAGGGATTGTAAAGGCTGTTGATTCTATTGATTTATCCCTTCGGAAAGGAGAGAAAGTTGGCCTGATTGGTGAGACTGGTTGCGGAAAAACGGTATTTGGCATGTCTGTTGTTCGTCTGCTTCCTCATAACACTTCAATCTCTGGAAAGGTATCATATAAAGGAAAGGATCTCATGACCGTTCCGGAGAGTCACATGCAGAATATCCGGGGGAGTGAAATCTCATTTATTCTTCAGAATCCAAGTGTCTCATTAAATCCGCTCATGCGAGTCGGCGGGCAGATTGAGGAAGCAGTCCGGAAAGGAAAGAATCTTTCAGCTCAGGAATCCAGGAAAGAGACGTTACGCCTGCTCAAAGAAGTAAACTTTCAGGATCCTGAATATATCATGAACCGGTATCCTCATGAACTAAGTGGCGGAATGAAGCAGAGGGTGATGATAGCTATTGGCATTGCAAGTGAGCCAGATCTGATCATTGCAGATGAACCGACAAAAGCCCTTGATAAGGGGAATAAGAAGGAGATACTAAGTCTCCTCTCAGATACTGCAGAGAGAAGTTCCATGATCATGATCACCCATGATCTGGC from Methanospirillum hungatei JF-1 includes the following:
- a CDS encoding ABC transporter ATP-binding protein — translated: MTQATPLQQLIRLSGLVKSHLRLLAAGMICDATKQLITIGIGLLGVFLIYTAKEQSNASALLPIGGAILILALARGVCGYFGPYLNHIAAFQVLSDLRNQLYRKVDPLAPAIFISRRTGDLVSVAINNIEILELFFAHTLTQIVVAVLVPLIVLCGLLFIHPSLAGILLIFLIMTALIPTLAIRMNEKKGDHLRLFLANMGSFLIDSVQGIWEILAFGRGKDRLEAIIRMVLEYRKEQRSYVQVNACASASYAVLVSGGIVIVLVAATILTQNGEINPFYLPITVILSAGAFSATREVVEVSKQLSMTIAGAKRFFEIMDDIPVVQENGSPAVALSAVPEIEVSNVWFRYGESEPYVLKGVSFTIPSGCTAAIVGLTGAGKTTLTHLLMRFWDPEKGSIRIDGHDIRDLNLNYLRNTVSIVTQDIFLFNTSIRENIRVGKASATDQEVEQAARFARIHEFISGLPDGYETIVGERGIRLSGGERQRVAIARAILKNSPVLIMDEATSNLDTGTEMMIRDTIRELMKGKTVFMIAHRLSTVVHADTILVLNQGEIIEQGTHHELLQHDGLYASLIAAQEI
- a CDS encoding ABC transporter ATP-binding protein, with amino-acid sequence MLQVSNLKTSFRTPEGIVKAVDSIDLSLRKGEKVGLIGETGCGKTVFGMSVVRLLPHNTSISGKVSYKGKDLMTVPESHMQNIRGSEISFILQNPSVSLNPLMRVGGQIEEAVRKGKNLSAQESRKETLRLLKEVNFQDPEYIMNRYPHELSGGMKQRVMIAIGIASEPDLIIADEPTKALDKGNKKEILSLLSDTAERSSMIMITHDLAAASELCDRILVMYAGEIVEDGPCDEILSDPLHPYTIAFIKAHPKNGCKAIPGSSPSLIDLPSGCRFHPRCPDACAKCRTNHPDLSNGHSHHRKNRCHCH